A window of Eubacteriaceae bacterium ES3 contains these coding sequences:
- a CDS encoding DUF1638 domain-containing protein, with translation MKEKVLLIACGMIKGELSLAMENCGIFYDTIWMPAELHINPDLLRNELQKAIDNNQNYGLILLAYGNCGHGLVGLVSQNTRLACLRLEDCIHVLLHNEKNLKKIRGESYFITKAWLNSKKSLKEEYHYAIRRYGSKRAEAIMGIMFKNYKSMVMVDAGAYSLDSWVYCAKHLSQVLKLDFKTMTGDVGLLEKFLSLNWDRQVAEFEPGRMISKDDFGMECTIAGFSTSFPMVIDK, from the coding sequence ATGAAAGAAAAAGTTTTACTGATTGCTTGTGGCATGATAAAAGGTGAATTGAGCTTGGCAATGGAGAATTGTGGAATTTTTTATGATACCATTTGGATGCCGGCGGAACTGCACATCAATCCTGATCTTCTTCGAAATGAACTGCAAAAGGCAATTGATAATAATCAAAACTATGGGTTGATCTTATTGGCATATGGGAATTGCGGACATGGCCTGGTAGGGCTGGTCAGCCAAAACACCAGACTGGCCTGTTTGAGACTGGAAGATTGCATTCATGTCCTTTTACATAATGAAAAAAATTTAAAAAAAATTCGTGGGGAATCCTATTTTATCACCAAAGCCTGGTTAAACAGTAAGAAATCCCTGAAAGAGGAATACCATTACGCGATTAGACGCTATGGATCTAAACGTGCTGAAGCAATTATGGGGATAATGTTTAAGAATTATAAATCGATGGTTATGGTTGACGCTGGAGCATATAGTTTAGACAGTTGGGTTTATTGTGCTAAACACTTGAGTCAGGTTCTAAAGTTGGATTTTAAAACGATGACGGGCGATGTCGGTCTATTGGAAAAGTTCTTATCACTGAATTGGGATCGTCAGGTTGCAGAATTTGAACCGGGTAGAATGATTAGTAAAGATGATTTTGGAATGGAGTGCACTATTGCTGGTTTTTCTACTTCATTCCCAATGGTTATTGATAAATAA
- a CDS encoding gamma carbonic anhydrase family protein yields the protein MMLGKTVFIAKSADVVGRVKLGNFVSIWFQAVIRGDVDSITIGNNTNIQDGTVVHVAPGHPTIIGEGVSVGHNAIIHGCTIGDNVLVGMGAIILNGAQIGDNSIVGAGALVTQGKVFPQNSLIIGSPAKAVRTLSEEEIQSIRDNAEEYLDTMKGYM from the coding sequence ATGATGCTCGGTAAGACCGTATTTATTGCAAAAAGTGCGGATGTTGTTGGCCGCGTTAAATTGGGGAATTTTGTTAGTATCTGGTTTCAGGCTGTAATCCGTGGTGATGTAGACAGCATTACGATTGGCAATAATACAAATATACAGGATGGAACTGTGGTGCATGTGGCGCCGGGGCACCCGACGATTATTGGTGAAGGTGTCAGTGTGGGCCATAATGCGATCATTCACGGCTGCACAATTGGTGATAATGTACTGGTAGGGATGGGGGCGATCATTTTAAATGGAGCTCAGATCGGTGATAATTCTATCGTTGGGGCTGGTGCGCTGGTTACTCAAGGAAAGGTGTTTCCACAAAATTCCTTAATTATTGGTAGCCCGGCTAAAGCGGTCCGAACCCTTTCTGAAGAAGAGATCCAGTCTATACGGGATAATGCTGAAGAATATTTGGATACGATGAAAGGCTATATGTAA
- the ileS gene encoding isoleucine--tRNA ligase: protein MAEFKLISEEQVGEKENVMAEKWEEMNLLKQSIDNREGCENYVFYEGPPTANGRPGIHHVLARTLKDTVCKYKVMDGYRVVRKAGWDTHGLPVEIEVEKSLGLSSKPEIEAYGIDKFNQKCKDSVFNYESQWKEMTKKMGYFIDMEDPYITLDNNYIESVWWILNKFHEEGFLYEGHKILPYCPRCGTGLASHEVAQGYEEIKSNTVVVKFKRKDADEYFLVWTTTPWTLASNVALAVHPDADYIKAKVDEMVVICAKVLAPSLLSKGYEVLEEMKGRDLEYIEYEQLMPFVAADKKAFYVTCADYVTTEDGTGIVHIAPAFGEDDYKVGREYNLPVLQPVAEDGKYTETPWKGQFVMDADVEIIKWLKGEDKLFKKEKVSHNYPHCWRCKTPLLYYAKPSWYLEMTKIKDRLIENNNGVEWYPDFVGEKRFGNWLENLNDWAISRSRYWGTPLNVWRCEECGKLESIGSRKELVEKAVENIDESIELHRPYVDEVHLTCPDCGKTMTRVKDVIDCWFDSGSMPFAQYHYPFENKELFEEQYPADFICEGIDQTRGWFYSLLAISSFVTGKSPYKRVLVNDLILDADGHKMSKSKGNTVNPFEMFEQFGADALRWYLLYVSPAWTPTRFDVKGLKEVQSKFFNTLKNTYQFFAMYANTDSIDPRSFFVPYEKRPNIDAWILSKYNRLVNEVRAEMDIFDLTKAVRKIQNFVNEDLSNWYIRRNRRRFWASELTEDKKAVYNTTWEVLEGVVRLCAPFAPYITEELYQNLTGEVSVHLADYPSVNEYLIQGSIEEPMDLVRDLVSLGRSAREDAQIKVRQPLSKMIIDGKHKELIGNLTDLIEEELNIKEVVYEENLSDFMNYSLKPDFKVAGPVLGKNVKLLGKALATVDPMEVVSKLEADGEMTIEFEGEKLLIKKDFIDVRISAKEGFNVQMLNNQFIILDTGLNQELLDEGYARELVSRIQQLRKSSGFEVMDHIKIFYAADEEFTAAVKKYEDFIMKETLADQITVSNDGEVFNLNGHDVKVGVEKI from the coding sequence TTGGCAGAGTTTAAACTGATATCGGAAGAGCAAGTAGGAGAAAAAGAAAATGTGATGGCTGAAAAATGGGAGGAGATGAATCTTCTCAAACAATCCATCGACAATCGTGAAGGGTGCGAAAATTACGTTTTTTATGAAGGTCCGCCGACTGCTAATGGTCGACCGGGAATTCATCATGTTCTGGCCAGAACCCTTAAAGATACGGTCTGTAAGTATAAGGTAATGGATGGTTATCGGGTTGTTAGAAAGGCTGGTTGGGATACTCATGGTCTGCCGGTTGAAATTGAGGTGGAAAAATCCCTGGGACTATCCAGCAAGCCGGAAATTGAAGCCTACGGGATTGATAAATTCAACCAGAAGTGTAAGGACTCGGTTTTTAATTATGAAAGTCAATGGAAAGAAATGACGAAAAAAATGGGATACTTCATAGATATGGAAGACCCATATATTACCCTGGATAATAATTATATTGAATCGGTCTGGTGGATTTTAAATAAATTTCATGAAGAAGGCTTTTTATATGAAGGTCATAAAATTCTGCCGTATTGTCCACGATGTGGAACCGGTCTGGCTTCTCATGAGGTCGCGCAAGGGTATGAGGAGATCAAGTCGAATACCGTTGTTGTAAAATTCAAACGAAAAGATGCCGATGAGTATTTCCTGGTTTGGACAACTACTCCATGGACCCTGGCTTCTAATGTCGCTTTGGCGGTCCATCCGGATGCCGACTATATTAAAGCTAAAGTCGATGAGATGGTTGTGATCTGTGCTAAGGTATTGGCACCGTCACTTCTTTCTAAAGGTTATGAAGTGCTGGAAGAAATGAAGGGTCGAGACCTTGAATATATTGAATACGAGCAGCTCATGCCTTTTGTGGCGGCAGATAAGAAGGCCTTTTATGTAACCTGTGCCGATTATGTCACCACCGAAGACGGGACCGGTATCGTTCATATTGCTCCGGCTTTTGGTGAGGATGACTACAAGGTTGGTCGAGAATACAATCTGCCGGTACTGCAGCCGGTAGCTGAGGACGGAAAATATACAGAAACCCCCTGGAAGGGGCAATTTGTCATGGATGCCGATGTAGAAATCATCAAATGGCTGAAGGGAGAGGATAAGCTCTTTAAAAAAGAAAAAGTTTCGCATAATTACCCCCATTGCTGGAGATGTAAAACGCCCCTGCTCTATTATGCAAAACCCAGCTGGTATCTGGAGATGACAAAGATCAAGGATCGTCTGATTGAAAATAATAATGGGGTTGAATGGTATCCGGATTTTGTTGGTGAAAAACGTTTTGGCAACTGGCTGGAAAACTTGAATGACTGGGCGATTTCGCGAAGTCGTTATTGGGGAACCCCTTTAAACGTCTGGCGATGTGAAGAGTGTGGCAAGCTTGAATCGATTGGTTCACGAAAGGAACTAGTAGAAAAAGCAGTAGAAAATATTGATGAATCCATCGAACTTCACCGTCCTTATGTGGATGAGGTCCACCTGACTTGTCCGGATTGCGGCAAAACCATGACGCGGGTAAAAGATGTTATTGACTGCTGGTTTGATTCCGGTTCTATGCCTTTTGCCCAGTATCATTATCCTTTTGAAAATAAAGAATTATTTGAAGAACAGTATCCGGCTGATTTTATTTGTGAAGGGATTGATCAGACTCGTGGCTGGTTCTATTCACTGCTGGCTATTTCTTCCTTTGTGACTGGTAAATCGCCATATAAACGTGTGCTGGTTAATGATCTGATTCTGGATGCTGATGGCCATAAGATGTCAAAATCTAAGGGCAACACGGTTAATCCTTTTGAAATGTTTGAGCAGTTTGGGGCCGATGCCCTGAGATGGTATTTACTTTACGTCTCACCGGCATGGACACCGACTCGTTTTGATGTCAAAGGTTTAAAAGAAGTTCAGAGCAAGTTCTTTAATACTTTGAAGAATACCTATCAGTTTTTTGCAATGTATGCCAACACTGATTCAATCGATCCTCGGAGTTTCTTTGTTCCATATGAAAAACGACCAAATATCGATGCCTGGATTCTTTCAAAATATAATCGTCTGGTTAATGAAGTACGGGCTGAGATGGATATTTTCGACCTCACAAAGGCAGTTCGAAAAATCCAGAATTTTGTCAATGAGGATTTGTCAAACTGGTATATCAGAAGAAATCGCCGTCGATTTTGGGCTAGTGAGCTGACAGAAGATAAAAAGGCTGTTTATAATACAACCTGGGAAGTTCTGGAAGGAGTCGTCAGACTTTGCGCTCCTTTTGCACCTTATATCACAGAAGAACTCTATCAGAATTTAACTGGAGAAGTATCGGTCCATCTGGCTGACTATCCAAGTGTTAATGAATACCTGATTCAGGGCTCTATCGAGGAACCTATGGATCTGGTTAGAGATCTTGTATCACTTGGTCGATCGGCTAGAGAAGATGCCCAGATCAAAGTCCGCCAGCCACTGTCAAAAATGATTATTGATGGCAAGCATAAGGAACTGATCGGTAATTTGACTGACCTGATTGAAGAAGAATTAAATATTAAAGAAGTAGTTTATGAAGAAAACTTGAGTGATTTCATGAACTATTCATTAAAACCCGATTTCAAGGTTGCTGGACCAGTATTGGGCAAGAATGTAAAACTGTTGGGTAAAGCATTAGCAACAGTTGATCCGATGGAAGTCGTTTCAAAATTGGAGGCAGATGGTGAAATGACCATCGAATTTGAAGGAGAAAAGCTGCTGATTAAAAAAGACTTCATTGATGTTCGAATTTCAGCTAAAGAAGGCTTTAATGTTCAGATGCTTAACAACCAGTTTATCATCCTCGATACTGGCCTGAATCAGGAGCTTCTTGATGAAGGATATGCCAGAGAACTGGTATCAAGAATCCAGCAGCTGCGAAAGTCAAGCGGTTTTGAAGTGATGGACCATATCAAAATCTTTTATGCGGCGGATGAAGAATTCACCGCTGCTGTTAAAAAGTATGAAGATTTTATTATGAAAGAAACCCTGGCAGATCAGATTACTGTTTCTAATGATGGGGAAGTTTTTAATTTGAATGGGCATGATGTAAAAGTGGGTGTTGAAAAAATTTAG
- a CDS encoding ABC-F family ATP-binding cassette domain-containing protein, protein MHIAQIENLTKTYGEKILFSDLNFGIDENDKIGLIGLNGTGKTSLIKVLAGTEPPDAGTVTFFGSKRIEYLPQDPIFEADLPILEAVLKMDSPEISLIRDYEETLELVNENPHDKKLEGRLLSLSQVIDDQSLWDFQAQIKTILSRLGINHLQQKIGECSGGQKKRVALAAALLSDCDLLILDEPTNHLDNETIDWLENYLMNRQGSLLMVTHDRYFLDRVVTKTFELSQGNLYEYSGNYAAFLELKATREEMALASEQKRQNLYRQELAWIRRGARARTTKQKARIQRFEELKDQEVNLNQQKLDIGLSTTRLGKKVIELDHVSKSFASKKVLDDFSLIIGQGERIGIIGNNGLGKSSLLNLLTGRIQADQGHIEIGETVRFGYFSQESEEMDQNLKAIEYIRELAETVTDSTGQTVSAAQMMETFLFDRNKQWVYIKQLSGGEQRRLYLMGILIQKPNVLLFDEPTNDLDLETLSILESYLDDFPGSVITVSHDRYFLDRTCEKIIAFIGDGKTIVQTGNYSDYIAKKGLSESISDATTKKSGGRPPKENVRKGLTYKEKREFEALECEIPEIENRLEQISTEMTQDLSDYVKLEQLNNEKDQLEDRYLEAMERLEELETLKTAN, encoded by the coding sequence ATGCATATTGCACAAATCGAAAACCTGACCAAAACCTATGGCGAAAAAATACTTTTTTCAGATCTCAATTTTGGAATTGATGAAAATGACAAAATAGGTCTGATTGGCTTAAACGGCACCGGAAAAACTTCATTAATTAAGGTACTTGCTGGAACAGAACCGCCTGACGCAGGAACTGTCACTTTTTTTGGCAGCAAACGTATCGAATACCTGCCTCAAGACCCGATTTTTGAGGCAGACCTGCCTATTCTTGAAGCTGTCCTGAAAATGGATTCACCGGAAATCTCTCTGATACGTGATTATGAAGAAACTCTTGAACTGGTAAACGAGAATCCCCATGATAAAAAACTTGAAGGCCGACTTTTATCACTTTCTCAAGTTATTGATGACCAGAGTCTCTGGGATTTTCAGGCTCAGATCAAGACCATCCTGTCACGACTTGGCATCAACCACCTGCAACAGAAAATTGGTGAATGTTCCGGTGGACAAAAGAAACGCGTTGCTCTGGCAGCGGCGCTTTTGTCAGATTGCGATTTGTTAATCCTTGACGAACCGACTAATCATTTGGACAATGAAACGATTGACTGGCTGGAAAACTATTTAATGAATCGACAAGGATCCTTGTTAATGGTTACCCATGACCGGTATTTTTTAGATCGGGTTGTCACCAAAACCTTTGAACTTTCGCAGGGAAATCTCTATGAATACTCAGGAAATTACGCAGCCTTTCTGGAACTCAAGGCCACTCGAGAAGAGATGGCACTTGCCAGCGAACAGAAAAGACAAAATCTTTACCGCCAGGAACTGGCCTGGATCAGACGCGGAGCCAGAGCCAGAACCACAAAACAAAAAGCCCGTATCCAGCGCTTTGAAGAACTTAAAGATCAGGAAGTCAATTTAAACCAGCAAAAACTTGATATCGGCCTATCAACCACCCGTCTGGGAAAAAAAGTCATCGAGCTGGACCATGTTTCAAAATCCTTTGCTTCTAAAAAAGTCCTTGATGACTTTAGCCTGATTATTGGCCAGGGTGAACGGATCGGTATTATCGGGAACAATGGTTTGGGCAAATCAAGCCTCTTAAATCTGCTTACAGGACGCATACAAGCGGATCAGGGCCATATTGAGATCGGTGAAACGGTCCGCTTCGGTTATTTTTCTCAGGAATCCGAAGAAATGGATCAAAATCTCAAAGCCATTGAATATATCCGAGAACTGGCCGAAACAGTCACAGACAGCACCGGACAAACGGTAAGCGCCGCTCAAATGATGGAAACCTTTCTATTTGACCGAAACAAGCAATGGGTCTATATTAAACAGCTGTCAGGCGGCGAACAACGGCGTCTCTATTTAATGGGCATCCTGATTCAAAAACCAAATGTATTGCTTTTTGATGAACCTACAAACGATTTGGATCTGGAAACACTGTCAATCCTTGAAAGCTATTTGGACGACTTCCCCGGTTCTGTCATTACTGTTTCTCATGACCGGTATTTTTTAGACCGTACCTGCGAAAAAATCATTGCCTTTATTGGCGATGGTAAAACAATCGTTCAAACCGGTAATTATTCCGATTATATTGCCAAAAAAGGCTTATCTGAAAGCATATCTGATGCCACGACTAAAAAATCAGGTGGCAGACCACCCAAAGAAAATGTTCGCAAAGGCCTGACTTACAAGGAAAAACGTGAATTCGAAGCCCTCGAATGCGAAATCCCGGAAATTGAAAATCGACTTGAGCAAATTAGTACAGAAATGACTCAAGATCTCAGTGATTACGTCAAACTTGAGCAGCTGAATAATGAAAAAGATCAACTTGAAGATCGCTATCTTGAGGCAATGGAACGACTAGAAGAACTGGAAACTTTAAAAACAGCTAATTAA
- a CDS encoding UDP-N-acetylmuramoyl-L-alanyl-D-glutamate--2,6-diaminopimelate ligase: MKLEKLLNNIEITDIKNLDKKRKIEGIAYDSRKVIQEGIFVAIDGYVTDGHLYIEQAIDKGAVVIIHEKELDKYPEKVAFVKVADSRHALGLLASAFYSDPSQGMMMTGVTGTNGKTTVTSMLKHIFETTGKKCGLIGTINNLIGDKIIDNKGRTTPESLEVQETIAEMKNNGCSHLFMEVSSHGLALDRVNGVHFDYGIFTNLTQDHLDYHKTFENYFEAKSKLFFQTEKAAIINADDKWGGILRDTLEEKTDIPIITYGMDVKCDYFATDIEMTKKGSHFTLVTPTGEEQIYINIPGEFMIYNAMAAMIVACREQVPMSLIIEAVAHFPGVEGRMEILETKAPFGVVIDYAHSPDSLEKLLLSVRKIFDGRIILVFGCNGDRDKEKRPIMGKIAGELADFIVVTSDNPASEEPLTIIKAVLSGVQEKTDQYAIEEIRQEGVFHGARLCKAGDVLVLAGKGHEKQEILKEKTLYYNEWDTAREALRRLGY; encoded by the coding sequence ATGAAATTAGAAAAACTACTTAATAATATAGAAATTACTGATATAAAAAATCTTGATAAGAAACGAAAGATTGAGGGAATCGCTTATGATTCGCGAAAAGTTATACAAGAGGGTATTTTTGTTGCAATTGACGGATACGTTACCGATGGTCACCTTTATATTGAGCAGGCGATTGATAAGGGGGCGGTTGTTATTATCCATGAAAAGGAGCTAGACAAATATCCTGAAAAGGTTGCGTTTGTAAAAGTGGCTGATTCTCGCCACGCATTGGGATTATTGGCCAGTGCTTTTTATAGCGATCCGTCTCAGGGTATGATGATGACTGGGGTGACGGGCACAAATGGAAAAACGACGGTCACCAGTATGCTCAAACATATTTTTGAAACAACAGGAAAAAAATGCGGATTAATTGGCACCATTAATAATTTGATTGGTGATAAGATAATTGATAATAAAGGACGAACAACGCCTGAATCCCTTGAAGTACAAGAAACTATTGCGGAGATGAAAAATAATGGGTGTAGCCATCTTTTTATGGAGGTTTCATCACATGGTTTAGCTTTAGATCGAGTTAATGGTGTGCATTTTGATTACGGAATTTTTACGAATCTGACTCAGGATCATTTGGATTATCATAAAACTTTTGAAAATTATTTTGAAGCTAAGTCAAAACTATTTTTTCAGACTGAAAAAGCAGCCATAATTAATGCGGATGACAAATGGGGTGGCATATTAAGAGATACCCTGGAGGAAAAGACTGATATACCGATTATTACTTATGGAATGGATGTAAAATGTGATTATTTTGCAACCGATATTGAAATGACAAAAAAAGGATCGCATTTTACCTTAGTTACACCGACTGGTGAAGAGCAAATATATATTAATATTCCTGGGGAATTTATGATTTACAACGCCATGGCAGCGATGATTGTCGCTTGTCGTGAACAGGTACCAATGTCGCTGATTATAGAAGCGGTCGCGCATTTTCCCGGAGTTGAGGGACGAATGGAAATCTTAGAAACTAAAGCACCATTTGGGGTAGTTATCGATTATGCTCATTCCCCGGATTCTCTGGAGAAGCTTTTATTGTCGGTCCGCAAGATTTTTGATGGCAGGATCATTTTGGTTTTTGGTTGCAATGGTGATCGAGATAAAGAAAAACGGCCAATTATGGGGAAGATTGCCGGTGAATTGGCAGATTTTATCGTTGTTACCTCTGATAATCCGGCCAGTGAAGAACCATTAACTATTATTAAAGCGGTACTATCGGGTGTGCAGGAAAAAACTGATCAGTATGCAATAGAGGAAATCAGACAGGAAGGTGTTTTTCACGGTGCACGACTTTGTAAAGCTGGAGATGTATTGGTGTTGGCTGGAAAAGGGCATGAAAAGCAGGAAATACTAAAAGAAAAAACCCTTTATTACAATGAATGGGACACTGCCAGAGAAGCTCTTAGACGGCTTGGCTATTAA